One genomic segment of Arachis duranensis cultivar V14167 chromosome 4, aradu.V14167.gnm2.J7QH, whole genome shotgun sequence includes these proteins:
- the LOC107485177 gene encoding protein LURP-one-related 10-like: MAATVISVINSDYCVANSIKLNIDMDKGVAYINDEVIFRVKEPSISLRDRRAVCDVSGNPIFTLQKKLITLHGRWEVFKGASTDSGDLVLSAKRSSILVPHKKNIDLDVFLAKNTEEIVWDFKVSAGANKKTADISARGSSTILAKMKNNRGMFEVEVQPNVDYGFIMALLMMVDEIDHLKSGHNNHNTTEVAAEAFGEASALIAIDAAVTTDGDDVTADQP, translated from the exons aTGGCGGCAACGGTGATCTCAGTTATCAACTCTGATTATTGTGTTGCTAATTCTATCAAACTAAATATTGATATGGATAAGGGAGTCGCATACATCAACGATGAAGTCATTTTTCGTGTTAAAGAACCTTCTATCTCACTTCGCGATCGCCGTGCTGTTTGTGATGTTTCTGGGAACCCCATTTTCACTCTGCAGAAAAAG CTAATAACGTTGCATGGGCGATGGGAAGTTTTCAAGGGAGCTAGTACAGATTCCGGTGATTTGGTCCTTTCAGCAAAGAGATCGTCGATATTAGTTCCACACAAGAAGAATATTGATCTTGATGTCTTTCTTGCTAAGAATACCGAAGAAATTGTTTGGGACTTTAAGGTTTCTGCTGGAGCTAACAAAAAAACTGCCGATATTTCTGCTCGTGGATCTTCTACCATTCTTGCAAag ATGAAAAATAATCGTGGCATGTTTGAAGTAGAGGTTCAACCGAATGTGGACTATGGCTTCATCATGGCACTGCTAATGATGGTTGACGAGATAGATCATTTAAAGTCTGGTCataataatcataatacaaCTGAGGTTGCAGCGGAGGCTTTCGGAGAAGCGTCGGCTCTAATTGCCATTGATGCGGCTGTGACCACGGATGGCGATGACGTAACTGCAGATCagccataa